The sequence CGCCACGGCAGCCCTTGTAGCCGGGCGGTTCTTGAAGGCCGCACCCTCTACAGGAGCGGCGGCATTATTTCAAGTCGGTGACGGGGAGGACCCGACGGTGTGGATACCGCCGGGCCGACCCGCTTCAGATGTTGCAGCCGGGCGCACCCGGCGCGCAGGGCGCCTGCCCCTGCGGCGGACGGCCGCCCTGCGGAGGGCCACCCTGCGGCGCCCGGCCGGCACCAGGGCCGCCCGGGCCACCCGGACCACCGAAGCCGGGACCACCGGGACGACCCGGACCACCCGGATTACCAGGACCACCTGGACCGCCCGGCTTGCCGGGACCGCCCCAGCCGGGACCGCCAGGATTCCCGGGACCACCCGGGCCGCCAGGGCCGCCCGGCTTGCCGGGACCGCCCCAACCAGGACCGCCGGGATTACCGGGACCACCCGGACCACCAGGGCCACCCGGCTTGCCAGGGCCACCCCAACCGGGGCCGCCGGGATTACCGGGACCACCCGGACCACCAGGGCCGCCCGGCTTGCCAGGGCCGCCCCAACCGGGACCACCCGGTCCTCCGGGACCGCCAGGCTTGCCGGGGCCACCCCAACCGGCTCCGCCGGGATTACCGGGACCGCCAGGTTTGCCGGGACCACCCGGTCCTCCGGGGCCGCCCGGCTTGCCGGGGCCACCCCAACCGGGACCACCGGGACCACCGGGACCACCAGGACCACCGGGCCTACCCGGCGCCCCCCAGCCGGGATGGCCGGGCCCCCAATTCGGCGGACGCGGACCCCAACCGCCGGGAGGCGGAGGTCCCCAGCCGCCCGGAGGCGGCGGACCCCAGCCCGGCCCCGGGCCCGGATACGGCCCCGGCCGATAGGGCGGGCCCCAGCGGTCATAGGTCGAATACCAGGGCCGCCCGCGATAATAGCGGCCCCAATAATCATTGAAGCTGAAAGCGACGATCGGCACGCCGATGGTCGGGGCGTAGTCGTAAAACTCGACCCGCCGGCCGCGATAGACGGTCTCGATATATTGCGCAGCCACCCAGCCGCGCATGTCGTCAATGCCGACATCGCACCAGCTGTAATCGCCAAGGCAGCCGAAAATCGCCAGCGGCGCGCCTTCGGCGAGCACCACAACCACGGGGTAATCCACACCGGGCCCCGCCCGCAAATTCACATTCGTTGTTACAAATCCGCGGTCCTGCGCGACCGCGGCACCCGCGAGCGCCAGCCACAGCAGGGCGCCCGCCACCATTCTCTTCATGAAAAACTCCCAAACGCCGCCGTTTCCGGGCAACGCCGACCAACGGCAAGGGGAGCCGCCAGTTGAGGCGGATTCATGTCTGCCCGAGGCTGAGGCCGACCGCAACGGAAGTTTATTTGTCGGCCCTTGTCCGGGGCTTCCATTGCGTCACGTTGCGAAGCCGGCGCGAAGCGGACAGGATGCGCCCGCGTCGCCCCGGCGCCCGCCCACCGCTCATCGCCCTTTCCCCACGGATAAGCCTCATGTCATTCGGCACTCTGCTCGAAGCCTTCCTTCTCGGCCTTCTGGAAGGCTTTACCGAGTTCCTGCCCGTCTCCTCCACCGGCCATATCCTGCTCGCCGGGCATTTCCTCGGCTTCGAGAGCGAGGGCAAGGTGTTCGAGGTCGTCATCCAGCTCGGCGCCATCCTCGCCTTGCTGGTGGTCTATTTCCGCCGCTTCTTCGATGTGCTGATCACCCTGCCGACGAGCCCGCGCTCGCGTAATTTCGTGTTCGGCATCCTCATCGCCTTCCTCCCGGCAGCGGTGATCGGCGCCTTCGCCCACGGCTTTATCAAGAGCGTGCTGTTCGAGACACCGGCGCTGATCTGCATCATGCTGATCCTTGGCGGCATCGTGCTG comes from Ancylobacter polymorphus and encodes:
- a CDS encoding SH3 domain-containing protein, which gives rise to MKRMVAGALLWLALAGAAVAQDRGFVTTNVNLRAGPGVDYPVVVVLAEGAPLAIFGCLGDYSWCDVGIDDMRGWVAAQYIETVYRGRRVEFYDYAPTIGVPIVAFSFNDYWGRYYRGRPWYSTYDRWGPPYRPGPYPGPGPGWGPPPPGGWGPPPPGGWGPRPPNWGPGHPGWGAPGRPGGPGGPGGPGGPGWGGPGKPGGPGGPGGPGKPGGPGNPGGAGWGGPGKPGGPGGPGGPGWGGPGKPGGPGGPGGPGNPGGPGWGGPGKPGGPGGPGGPGNPGGPGWGGPGKPGGPGGPGGPGNPGGPGWGGPGKPGGPGGPGNPGGPGRPGGPGFGGPGGPGGPGAGRAPQGGPPQGGRPPQGQAPCAPGAPGCNI